The following proteins are encoded in a genomic region of Cryptomeria japonica chromosome 11, Sugi_1.0, whole genome shotgun sequence:
- the LOC131040114 gene encoding cytochrome b561 and DOMON domain-containing protein At4g12980: protein MGHHLLLILAVTVLLFGWDAAAQTSNSSCPVKFTRGNIKTYQYCNKLHALGATLSYIYHAENGSLDIAFKAAPAASMGWVGWGINPKGKQMIGTQALIAFRLSNGSTVVDTYNVVSKTLALNPSKISITVRSKSAVYESSSGKITIFATLVLGSNKTSVNQVWQVGSSVTNLSPGIHKTTGANLKSLGVLNLPSGATSAPPAGYSSHQTLKNIHGMINVVSWGIMIPIGVMIARHAITFQVAYHTWFYIHAICQSFGYIIGVSGWAIGLKLGSYSKGVVRTSHGIIGIVIFCLATLQVFAQLLQPKKDHKFRLYWNIYHHIVGYSVLILSAINVLKGFNILNPEKKWKNAFFVVGFSLGATAISLEVVKWIIFFRHKARNSSKPLSESNENGQLNGDSS from the exons ATGGGGCATCACCTGTTGTTGATATTAGCAGTTACTGTGCTGCTGTTTGGTTGGGATGCAGCTGCACAGACGTCGAATTCAAGCTGTCCCGTAAAATTCACAAGGGGTAATATCAAAACTTACCAATACTGTAACAAGCTACATGCATTAGGAGCTACTCTGTCATATATCTATCATGCAGAGAATGGGTCGTTAGATATAGCTTTCAAGGCTGCACCAGCTGCTTCTATGGGGTGGGTTGGTTGGGGGATAAACCCAAAAGGGAAGCAAATGATTGGCACACAAGCTTTGATTGCATTTCGATTGAGTAATGGATCAACTGTGGTTGATACATATAATGTGGTCTCTAAGACTCTTGCTTTGAATCCTTCAAAGATTAGCATCACTGTGAGGAGCAAGAGTGCTGTGTATGAGAGTAGCAGTGGAAAGATAACCATATTTGCCACCTTGGTGCTTGGTTCCAACAAAACCAGTGTTAATCAGGTGTGGCAAGTGGGCAGCTCAGTTACCAACTTGAGTCCTGGTATTCATAAAACTACTGGGGCCAATCTCAAGAGTTTAGGGGTACTCAATCTCCCAAGTGGGGCAACCTCTGCTCCTCCTGCTGGCTATTCATCACACCAGACTCTCAAAAAT ATACATGGGATGATTAATGTTGTTAGTTGGGGCATAATGATACCTATTGGAGTTATGATTGCTAGACATGCAATTACATTCCAAGTTGCATATCATACATGGTTTTACATCCATGCAATATGCCAATCCTTTGGATATATTATTGGAGTGAGTGGTTGGGCCATTGGCTTGAAGCTAGGCAGTTATAGCAAAGGTGTAGTACGAACTTCACATGGAATAATTGGGATTGTAATTTTCTGCCTCGCTACTTTACAG GTATTTGCACAACTCTTACAACCTAAGAAGGATCACAAGTTTCGTTTATATTGGAATATATATCATCACATTGTTGGCTATTCAGTGCTCATATTAAGTGCAATAAACGTCTTAAAAGGATTTAACATCTTAAATCCTGAAAAAAAGTGGAAAAATGCTTTCTTTGTTGTTGGTTTTTCTTTGGGTGCAACTGCCATCAGCCTTGAAGTTGTAAAATGGATTATCTTCTTCCGACACAAGGCaagaaattcttctaaacccttgagTGAAAGTAATGAGAATGGTCAATTGAATGGGGATAGTAGTTAG